From Vigna unguiculata cultivar IT97K-499-35 chromosome 5, ASM411807v1, whole genome shotgun sequence, the proteins below share one genomic window:
- the LOC114184533 gene encoding uncharacterized protein LOC114184533 — MKASQSRQKSYADQRRRPLEFAPGDHVFLRITLTTGVGRAIRSRKLSPKFIGPYQILRRIGPVTYEIALPPPLANLHSVFHVEDLRIRGDLSVEVQPVGLVDTQTRQLRGKSISLVQVIWNKRTGDSTWELEEDVRKSYPHLFSSSNTEIGVELLPQAVLPSHSHKSTLIFSLFSANSNVGASPSLKPNWSLILTLSSYIPAS; from the exons ATGAAGGCATCTCAAAGTAGGCAGAAATCTTATGCTGATCAGAGGAGAAGACCTTTGGAGTTTGCACCTGGAGACCATGTTTTCTTGAGGATTACCCTGACTACTGGTGTAGGAAGGGCTATTCGTTCAAGGAAGTTGTCTCCTAAGTTCATCGGTCCATatcagatcttgaggaggattggaccagtgACTTATGAGATCGCCTTGCCTCCTCCATTGGCCAACCTCCACTCAGTGTTTCAC GTGGAAGACTTGCGGATTAGAGGAGATCTTTCAGTGGAGGTTCAGCCTGTTGGTCTTGTTGATACCCAGACAAGACAGCTCAGAGGGAAGTCCATTAGTCTAGTCCAAGTCATTTGGAACAAGAGAACAGGTGATTCTACATGGGAATTAGAAGAAGACGTGAGAAAGTCATATCCGCACCTGTTCTCTT CTAGCAACACCGAAATTGGAGTAGAACTTCTCCCTCAAGCTGTTCTTCCTTCCCATTCTCATAAGTccactttaattttttctcttttctctgcAAATTCGAATGTTGGAGCATCTCCCTCTTTAAAACCTAACTGGAGCCTTATTCTCACTTTAAGTTCATACATTCCAGCTTCTTAG